A portion of the Stigmatella aurantiaca DW4/3-1 genome contains these proteins:
- a CDS encoding acyltransferase family protein translates to MAFDRAHVEFLSTRHFPGLDGLRCLSVLLVVAYHVSGQHSGLLGRGYLGVSLFFAISGFLITTLLLRERDGHGRISLTRFSGRRALRIFPLYYAVIAVYVVTVLLLEKGVQEKAEFFANLPAFLTYTSNWFVPLVPDKRIIFYFAWSLATEEQFYLIWPGVMRVARRWGAPAFMVVLLTVSLVTPWAVETGRLDGGPLWVRILASFSPAICLGCLAAYAVHSRAGFEWVYRALGAPWCAPALLVLVLAAVSTDGTAFWLTSLVMTALVVACCLRNDHLLMPLLTLAPVRYVGMISYGIYLMHMLALNTVRRALPGQGFTVYFLLTIALSVVGAGLSYRYFESRFLRIKQRLTLEPKPPAGPAPEKHVQAAVPSRATPSAATASNPVP, encoded by the coding sequence ATGGCCTTCGATCGCGCCCATGTGGAATTCCTGAGCACCCGTCACTTCCCAGGACTGGATGGACTGCGCTGCTTGAGCGTCCTCCTGGTGGTGGCGTACCACGTCTCCGGCCAGCACTCGGGCCTGCTGGGGCGTGGCTACCTGGGTGTCTCGCTCTTCTTCGCCATCAGTGGCTTTCTCATCACCACGCTGCTGTTGCGTGAGCGCGATGGGCACGGCCGCATCTCACTGACCCGCTTCTCGGGCCGGCGCGCGCTGCGCATCTTCCCGCTCTACTACGCGGTGATCGCCGTGTACGTGGTGACGGTGCTGCTGCTGGAGAAGGGCGTCCAGGAGAAGGCCGAGTTCTTCGCGAACCTGCCGGCCTTCCTCACGTACACGTCCAACTGGTTCGTGCCGCTGGTGCCCGATAAACGCATCATCTTCTATTTCGCCTGGTCGCTGGCCACCGAGGAACAGTTCTATCTGATCTGGCCCGGGGTGATGCGCGTGGCGCGCCGCTGGGGGGCCCCGGCCTTCATGGTGGTGCTGCTCACCGTCTCGCTCGTGACGCCGTGGGCGGTGGAGACGGGCCGGCTCGACGGGGGGCCGCTCTGGGTGCGCATCCTCGCCAGCTTCTCCCCGGCCATCTGCCTGGGCTGCCTGGCCGCGTATGCCGTGCACTCGCGCGCGGGCTTCGAGTGGGTGTACCGGGCGCTGGGCGCGCCGTGGTGTGCCCCGGCGCTCCTGGTGCTCGTGCTCGCCGCCGTGTCCACGGATGGGACGGCCTTCTGGCTCACCTCGCTGGTGATGACGGCGCTGGTGGTGGCGTGCTGCCTGCGCAATGACCACCTGCTCATGCCGCTGCTCACCCTGGCGCCGGTGCGCTACGTGGGGATGATCAGCTACGGCATCTACCTGATGCACATGCTCGCGCTGAACACCGTGCGGCGCGCGCTGCCAGGCCAGGGCTTCACCGTCTACTTCCTGTTGACCATCGCCCTGAGCGTGGTGGGCGCGGGCCTGAGCTACCGCTACTTCGAGAGCCGCTTCCTGCGCATCAAGCAGCGCCTGACCCTGGAGCCCAAGCCCCCGGCCGGCCCCGCGCCGGAGAAGCACGTGCAGGCCGCGGTGCCCTCCCGCGCCACCCCCTCGGCCGCGACCGCGTCGAATCCCGTGCCGTGA
- a CDS encoding tyrosine-protein phosphatase: MRIMTLFQVSPERIRLLAGAHPEFLNEVHGTLVKRHGSVESYLREACGIEQDTLQRLKDRLLSD, translated from the coding sequence ATGCGGATCATGACGTTGTTCCAGGTTTCGCCGGAGCGCATCAGGTTGCTCGCGGGGGCGCACCCCGAATTCCTGAACGAGGTGCACGGCACCCTCGTGAAACGGCACGGCTCCGTCGAGAGCTACCTCCGCGAAGCCTGCGGAATCGAGCAGGATACGTTGCAGAGGCTCAAGGACCGGCTCCTGTCGGATTAA
- a CDS encoding GNAT family N-acetyltransferase, whose amino-acid sequence MRLESETKVLETDRLLLRRLSLEDAEFILKLLNEPSWLRFIGDKGVRTLDDARNYLLTGPLAMYGRFGFGLYLVALKDSGLPIGLCGLIQRETLPDVDIGFAFLPGFWSQGYGYEAASAVLAHGHRTYGLKRIVAITSLDNHSSIKLLERLGLTFERLITLTAGGEPVRLFGRGFPGGS is encoded by the coding sequence GTGCGCTTGGAATCCGAAACGAAGGTCCTGGAAACAGATCGTCTGCTCCTCCGCAGGCTCTCCCTGGAGGATGCGGAGTTCATCTTGAAGCTGCTGAATGAGCCCTCGTGGCTGCGATTCATCGGCGACAAGGGCGTGAGGACCCTCGACGACGCGCGCAACTACCTGCTCACGGGGCCCCTCGCGATGTACGGCCGGTTCGGCTTTGGCCTGTACCTTGTGGCGTTGAAAGACAGCGGCCTTCCCATCGGGCTCTGTGGCTTGATTCAACGAGAGACCTTGCCGGATGTGGACATTGGCTTCGCCTTTCTGCCCGGCTTCTGGAGCCAGGGGTATGGTTACGAGGCGGCTTCCGCCGTGCTGGCGCATGGGCATCGCACCTACGGCTTGAAACGCATCGTGGCGATCACCTCGCTCGACAACCACAGCTCCATCAAGCTGCTCGAAAGGCTGGGCTTGACGTTCGAGCGGTTGATCACCCTCACCGCGGGAGGCGAGCCCGTGAGGCTCTTCGGGCGCGGCTTTCCGGGCGGCTCATGA
- a CDS encoding serine/threonine-protein kinase, whose amino-acid sequence MDKTQASTLHPALLPLGTNVGPWRVVGWGGQGVYGAVYQAVRAVAEPGPPVALKLALLPRDPRFARERELLSRVEHPSIPRLLDSGEWHHPLGTVHPYIVMEWVDGTPLYEWVQAHHPAPAQEVRLLAQTARALEALHAQGAIHRDVKGGNVLVRRSDGRAMLMDFGSGIHAGAATLTPPGAWTGTPAYRSAESSLFSLRSMWDATARYDDKPTDDLYALGVTAYRLITGTYPELSDPFKDEAGIWQLGEMASPPPSALAPQIDPQLDALIVRMLRVRPEARGTAREIAKVLEQVVERLQRQHVPAPVAPPPASRVQAPTKWLQAMAAAAALLLSAWAGWAVRDGTLPKPSATRLEAGDSEKEDANTVGLGDAALKTSTVDTPDASIPERMAEDALPAPREGQAKPNARGQCPHKEQLALNGGCWVRLTLDRVACEQSGYVFTSQCYGPVLSNPRHRHPTSDPSNPP is encoded by the coding sequence GTGGACAAAACTCAGGCTTCCACGCTGCATCCAGCCCTGCTCCCTCTGGGGACCAACGTGGGCCCCTGGCGCGTGGTGGGCTGGGGCGGTCAAGGGGTCTATGGAGCGGTCTATCAAGCAGTGCGGGCGGTAGCGGAGCCAGGTCCCCCTGTCGCCCTCAAGCTGGCCCTGCTGCCGAGAGACCCCCGCTTCGCGCGCGAACGGGAGCTGCTCTCCCGTGTGGAACACCCCAGCATTCCGCGCCTGTTGGACTCCGGGGAGTGGCATCATCCCCTTGGAACGGTTCATCCCTACATCGTCATGGAGTGGGTGGACGGAACGCCGCTCTATGAGTGGGTCCAGGCGCACCACCCTGCTCCAGCGCAAGAGGTGCGGCTGCTGGCGCAGACCGCACGCGCCCTCGAAGCCCTCCATGCCCAGGGGGCCATCCATCGGGATGTGAAGGGTGGCAATGTGCTGGTGCGGCGCTCCGATGGCCGGGCCATGCTCATGGACTTCGGCTCGGGCATCCATGCAGGCGCGGCCACCCTGACGCCCCCGGGCGCGTGGACAGGCACTCCGGCCTACCGCTCCGCGGAGTCCTCGCTGTTCTCGCTGCGGTCCATGTGGGATGCCACTGCCCGGTACGACGACAAACCCACGGATGACCTCTACGCGCTGGGCGTCACCGCCTACCGGCTCATCACCGGGACGTACCCGGAGTTGAGCGATCCCTTCAAGGACGAAGCCGGCATCTGGCAGTTGGGGGAGATGGCCTCGCCGCCTCCGAGCGCCCTCGCTCCCCAGATCGATCCCCAGCTCGACGCGTTGATCGTCCGCATGCTCCGGGTCCGTCCCGAGGCGCGGGGAACCGCGAGAGAAATCGCGAAAGTACTGGAGCAGGTGGTAGAGCGCCTCCAGCGCCAGCACGTCCCGGCCCCAGTGGCCCCACCCCCTGCCAGCCGAGTGCAGGCGCCAACCAAGTGGCTTCAGGCCATGGCAGCAGCGGCGGCCCTGCTGCTGTCCGCCTGGGCGGGATGGGCGGTTCGTGATGGAACCCTGCCGAAGCCCTCCGCCACTCGGCTGGAAGCAGGGGATTCCGAGAAGGAAGACGCAAACACGGTGGGCCTGGGCGATGCCGCGTTGAAGACGTCTACCGTGGACACTCCAGACGCTTCAATCCCGGAGAGAATGGCCGAGGACGCGCTGCCTGCGCCACGAGAAGGGCAGGCAAAGCCCAATGCGCGAGGCCAATGTCCTCATAAGGAGCAACTCGCCCTCAACGGGGGCTGCTGGGTTCGCCTCACGCTGGATCGCGTCGCTTGTGAGCAGAGTGGCTACGTCTTCACGAGCCAGTGCTACGGCCCCGTTCTCTCCAACCCACGCCATCGCCACCCCACCTCCGACCCAAGCAACCCGCCGTGA
- a CDS encoding DNA polymerase beta superfamily protein — MTRDTPPPARPRGYEQVDRLSVSLPHGTEVTTRVERLAGERRIPQGVVGRVARARDGGFDVQIVGVGELWYARDELVPRKPGQLQFALRRAATWDALRPCVVLETLVGSHAWGLANEASDIDTRGVFGLPLPWHFGLADKAKDLVSADGSHTFWEFSKAVDQALRADPNTLEMLFVPSARALDVLGEWLLAEREAFVSKALFGSFGRYAMSQLDKLTRSQRLAEHRDLVLAWLCEEPAPSLDEVARRLSAISPRTAPTPEDALLSAKTYLKQLYRSLSDQGLIEANDFAALIRYARGGGQRPPSARELRPKNAYNLLRLVVLATGWLKEGVPTFEASGAIKARLLDIKAGHVPLEDVLRDAEALAPELEEAHRTSALPELPDHARADRLLRRAGEELARRWVLQEPGPLGREAPLPPVYETQEEKS, encoded by the coding sequence ATGACCCGTGACACCCCACCCCCCGCCCGGCCCCGAGGGTATGAACAGGTCGACCGGCTCTCGGTTTCCCTGCCCCATGGCACCGAGGTGACGACGCGCGTGGAGCGCCTGGCCGGTGAGCGGCGCATCCCCCAGGGCGTGGTGGGACGCGTGGCGCGCGCCCGGGACGGCGGCTTCGATGTGCAGATTGTGGGCGTGGGCGAGCTCTGGTACGCCCGGGACGAGCTGGTGCCCCGCAAGCCGGGCCAGCTCCAGTTCGCGCTCCGGCGCGCCGCCACCTGGGACGCCCTGCGCCCTTGCGTGGTGCTGGAGACCCTCGTGGGCTCCCATGCCTGGGGGCTCGCCAACGAGGCCTCCGACATCGACACCCGCGGCGTCTTTGGCCTGCCCCTGCCCTGGCACTTCGGGCTCGCGGACAAGGCGAAGGACCTCGTCAGCGCGGATGGCAGCCACACCTTCTGGGAGTTCTCCAAGGCGGTGGATCAGGCGCTGCGCGCCGACCCCAACACGCTGGAGATGCTCTTCGTCCCCAGCGCCCGCGCCCTGGACGTGCTGGGCGAGTGGCTGCTCGCCGAGCGCGAGGCCTTCGTGTCCAAGGCCCTCTTCGGCAGCTTCGGGCGCTACGCCATGAGCCAGCTCGACAAGCTCACGCGCAGCCAGCGGCTCGCCGAACACCGGGACCTCGTGCTCGCGTGGCTGTGCGAGGAGCCCGCGCCGTCGCTCGACGAGGTGGCCCGGAGGCTGTCCGCCATCTCGCCGCGCACCGCGCCAACCCCCGAGGACGCGCTGCTCTCGGCCAAGACGTACCTCAAGCAGCTCTACCGCTCGCTGTCGGACCAGGGCCTCATCGAAGCCAACGACTTCGCCGCCCTCATCCGCTACGCGCGCGGCGGGGGACAGCGGCCCCCCAGCGCCCGCGAGCTGCGGCCGAAGAACGCCTACAACCTCTTGCGCCTGGTGGTGCTCGCCACCGGCTGGTTGAAGGAGGGCGTCCCCACCTTCGAGGCGTCCGGCGCCATCAAGGCCCGCCTGCTGGACATCAAGGCGGGCCACGTCCCGCTGGAGGACGTGCTGCGGGACGCCGAGGCGCTCGCCCCGGAGCTGGAGGAGGCCCACCGCACCAGCGCCCTCCCCGAGCTGCCAGACCACGCGCGCGCGGACCGGCTGCTGCGCCGGGCCGGAGAGGAGCTGGCGCGGCGTTGGGTGTTGCAGGAGCCCGGACCGCTGGGACGGGAAGCGCCCTTGCCCCCGGTCTACGAAACCCAGGAGGAGAAATCATGA
- a CDS encoding HD domain-containing protein: protein MAENQIPLHGSGLQQIVGFILELDKLKGVTRKTRPLGLERYENSAEHSWQIAMLAASLAPHAGSALDVPRVISMLLVHDIGEIDTGDTLVYAEGGWEERKAAELAAVKRIFGLLPGPQGAAFLALWQEFERGDTPEARFAQAVDRAMPVLLNLANQGQSWRENGVSHERVVRRIAAPIQAGCPALWEYLEVRLEEARQKGWFGA, encoded by the coding sequence GTGGCTGAGAATCAGATCCCTTTGCATGGCAGCGGCCTGCAGCAGATCGTCGGTTTCATCCTGGAGCTGGACAAGCTCAAGGGGGTGACCCGAAAGACCCGGCCGCTGGGGCTCGAGCGCTACGAGAACTCCGCCGAGCACAGCTGGCAGATCGCGATGCTGGCCGCCTCCCTGGCGCCCCATGCCGGCTCCGCCCTGGATGTCCCGCGGGTGATCAGCATGCTGCTGGTGCACGACATTGGCGAGATCGACACCGGGGACACCCTCGTGTACGCCGAAGGGGGCTGGGAGGAGCGCAAGGCGGCCGAGCTGGCGGCGGTGAAGCGGATTTTCGGGCTGCTGCCGGGACCGCAAGGCGCGGCCTTTCTGGCGCTGTGGCAGGAGTTCGAGCGCGGCGACACGCCGGAGGCCCGCTTCGCCCAGGCCGTGGACCGGGCCATGCCGGTGCTGCTGAACCTGGCCAACCAGGGGCAGAGCTGGCGCGAGAACGGCGTGAGCCATGAGCGTGTGGTCCGCCGCATCGCCGCGCCGATCCAGGCGGGCTGCCCGGCCCTGTGGGAGTATCTGGAAGTCCGCCTCGAAGAGGCTCGCCAGAAGGGTTGGTTCGGCGCCTGA
- a CDS encoding tyrosine-protein phosphatase, with product MEADRELRKIVHPFQRLSNFRDVGGRKTVDGRTFRTGVLFRSDELSRLNAEDRVKLQGLGIKLICDLRAPRESQKRRLRLKDASIRVVNVPLHEQATHDGNRRKLLGFLFGKAGDERFREFIKAYYHHIAFDQTARIREVIMLLSGEQSLPALIHCTAGKDRTGFVAALIQLLVGVPYEGVMEDYLRTNDFFGPRLEKFIRVMRIMTLFQVSPERIRLLAGAHPEFLNEVHGTLVKRHGSVESYLREACGIEQDTLQRLKDRLLSA from the coding sequence ATGGAAGCCGACCGGGAACTTCGAAAGATCGTTCACCCCTTCCAGCGTCTGTCGAACTTCCGCGATGTCGGCGGCCGGAAGACGGTGGACGGCCGGACGTTCCGGACCGGCGTGCTGTTCCGCTCGGACGAGCTGTCCCGCCTGAACGCCGAAGACCGGGTCAAGCTGCAAGGGCTCGGCATCAAGCTGATCTGCGATCTGCGCGCTCCGAGGGAGAGCCAGAAGAGGCGGCTGCGCCTGAAGGACGCCTCGATCCGGGTGGTCAACGTCCCGCTCCATGAGCAGGCGACCCATGACGGCAACCGCAGGAAGCTGCTTGGCTTCCTGTTTGGCAAGGCCGGCGACGAGCGGTTCCGGGAGTTCATCAAAGCCTATTACCACCACATCGCGTTCGACCAGACGGCCCGCATCCGCGAGGTCATCATGCTGCTTTCCGGGGAGCAGAGCCTTCCGGCGCTGATCCACTGTACCGCGGGCAAGGATCGCACCGGTTTTGTGGCGGCCCTGATCCAACTGCTCGTTGGCGTCCCCTACGAGGGGGTGATGGAGGACTACCTGCGGACCAACGACTTCTTCGGGCCGCGCCTGGAGAAGTTCATCCGGGTGATGCGGATCATGACGTTGTTCCAGGTTTCGCCGGAGCGCATCAGGTTGCTCGCGGGGGCACACCCCGAATTCCTGAACGAGGTGCACGGCACCCTCGTGAAACGGCACGGCTCCGTCGAGAGCTACCTCCGCGAAGCCTGCGGAATCGAGCAGGACACGTTGCAGAGGCTCAAGGACCGGCTCCTGTCCGCCTAA
- a CDS encoding nucleotidyltransferase domain-containing protein: MTDPLMTEHQTRVSGRILDEEASRRQHLVVSLTGAHAYGFPSPDSDLDLKCVHITPTAHLLRLEQRTTPAERLEVVEGVEVDYSSNELGPVLLGVLQGNGNFVERLLGAHTLRGSAELESLRPRVRGVLSRRLHRHYRGFAQGQLREWEKTGFRSTKKLLYVLRTTLTGTHALLTGEVETDLTALMDRYGFAEAGELVAWKRRGERSELSEALSERWRGQVGRAFEQLDSARERSVLPEDPRETGALEAWLLELRRSHW, from the coding sequence ATGACGGACCCATTGATGACGGAACACCAGACCCGCGTCTCCGGCCGCATCCTCGACGAGGAGGCCTCGCGCAGACAGCACCTCGTCGTCTCCCTGACGGGCGCGCACGCGTACGGCTTCCCCTCGCCCGACAGCGACCTGGACCTCAAGTGCGTCCACATCACGCCCACCGCCCACCTGCTCCGGCTGGAGCAGCGCACCACGCCCGCTGAGCGCCTGGAGGTCGTGGAGGGGGTCGAGGTGGATTACTCCTCCAACGAGCTGGGGCCCGTGCTGCTGGGGGTGCTCCAGGGCAATGGCAACTTCGTGGAGCGGCTGCTCGGGGCCCACACCCTGAGGGGCTCGGCCGAACTGGAATCCCTGCGTCCGCGCGTGCGCGGGGTGCTGTCGCGGCGCCTCCACCGGCACTACCGAGGCTTCGCGCAGGGGCAGCTGCGCGAGTGGGAGAAGACGGGCTTTCGCTCCACCAAGAAGCTCCTTTATGTGCTGCGCACGACGCTCACCGGTACCCATGCGCTGCTCACGGGAGAGGTAGAGACGGACCTCACCGCCCTGATGGACCGCTACGGCTTCGCGGAAGCGGGGGAACTCGTCGCATGGAAGCGGCGGGGAGAGCGCAGCGAGCTGTCCGAGGCGCTCTCCGAGCGCTGGCGAGGACAGGTCGGGCGCGCCTTCGAGCAGCTCGACTCGGCGCGCGAGCGTTCCGTGCTTCCCGAGGATCCCCGGGAAACGGGGGCCCTGGAGGCATGGCTGCTCGAGCTGCGGCGCTCACACTGGTGA
- a CDS encoding NUDIX hydrolase yields the protein MTSSIDKIAWIHLVNGRILTARSQGKDLYYLPGGKRDPGETDLETLAREVQEELSVRIKPETVSHVGTFEAQAHGKADGVQVRMTCYAAEFEGELAPASEIAELAWLTYGDRGRVSRVSQLIFDQLHAQKRLS from the coding sequence ATGACCTCCTCCATCGACAAGATCGCCTGGATCCACCTCGTCAACGGCCGGATCCTGACCGCCCGCTCCCAGGGCAAGGACCTCTATTACCTGCCCGGGGGAAAGAGGGACCCCGGGGAGACGGACCTCGAGACCCTGGCGCGGGAGGTTCAGGAGGAGCTGTCCGTCCGGATCAAACCCGAGACCGTCTCGCACGTGGGAACGTTCGAGGCCCAGGCCCATGGCAAGGCGGACGGCGTCCAGGTGCGGATGACCTGCTACGCGGCGGAGTTCGAGGGCGAGCTGGCGCCCGCCTCCGAGATCGCCGAGCTGGCCTGGCTGACGTACGGCGACCGGGGCCGGGTCTCGCGGGTCAGCCAGCTCATCTTCGACCAGCTCCACGCGCAGAAGCGGCTCTCATGA